A window from Geminocystis sp. M7585_C2015_104 encodes these proteins:
- a CDS encoding DUF1957 domain-containing protein — protein sequence MATGYITLVLHAHLPFVRHGEKEGILEEEWFYEAITEAYIPLLRVFQGLQRDGVDFRLTLSFTPTLLSLLQDKLLQKRYEKYLSRLQQLIAREVNRYPRNSQLRQLAVYYQEEFSHIGNTWHQYRGDLASAFRQFQESGNLEIITSAATHAYLPLMRMYPEAVWAQIEIACQYYQTIFGRRPYGIWLPECGYYQGLEELLAKAGLRYFIIDGHGINNARPRPRFSNYSPIFTPSGVAAFGRDGYSSQQVWSSEVGYPGNPVYREFYKDLGWEADYDYIKPYLLPNGQRKNVGIKYYRITARDCDLAHKQLYDPLCAREKAATDAEDFLNSRLKQIKQVANIIQRQPIIVCPYDAELYGHWWYEGPWFLDFLFRKAWDCYRDSFSFIHLSDYLKAHPTQQLAIPAESSWGEGGYHEYWLNDTNDWIYPHLHRAIRQMIQLATIETDNPLQLRALNQAARELLLAQSSDWAFILKTGTMVSYATTRIKTHLLRFNKLYQAILDNNIPHQWLEKIEFIDNLFPHLDYRIYRLH from the coding sequence ATGGCCACTGGTTATATAACTTTGGTGTTACATGCTCATTTACCTTTTGTGCGTCATGGAGAAAAGGAAGGGATATTAGAAGAGGAATGGTTTTATGAAGCAATTACCGAAGCCTATATTCCCCTATTGAGGGTTTTCCAGGGATTACAACGAGATGGTGTTGATTTTCGCCTCACCCTTAGTTTTACTCCCACTCTCCTTTCTCTTCTGCAGGATAAATTGTTACAAAAGCGCTATGAGAAATACCTCAGTAGGCTACAGCAATTAATTGCCAGAGAGGTTAATCGTTATCCTCGTAATAGTCAGTTGAGACAGTTAGCGGTATACTATCAGGAGGAATTCTCTCACATTGGAAACACTTGGCATCAATATCGGGGGGATTTAGCATCTGCCTTCAGACAGTTTCAGGAAAGTGGCAATCTAGAAATTATCACCTCTGCCGCTACTCATGCTTATTTACCCCTGATGAGAATGTATCCGGAGGCGGTTTGGGCACAAATTGAAATTGCCTGTCAATACTACCAGACTATTTTTGGCCGTCGCCCTTATGGGATTTGGTTGCCTGAGTGTGGTTATTACCAGGGGTTAGAAGAATTGTTAGCCAAAGCCGGCCTCCGTTATTTTATAATAGACGGTCATGGTATTAATAATGCCAGGCCCCGTCCCCGTTTTAGCAATTATTCCCCTATCTTTACACCTTCCGGGGTAGCGGCTTTTGGGCGGGACGGTTATTCTTCTCAACAAGTTTGGTCATCAGAAGTAGGCTATCCTGGTAATCCTGTCTATCGTGAATTTTACAAGGATTTAGGATGGGAAGCCGATTATGATTATATTAAACCATATCTTTTGCCTAATGGTCAACGGAAAAATGTGGGCATAAAGTATTATCGCATCACTGCCCGAGATTGTGACCTTGCCCATAAGCAATTATATGACCCCCTTTGTGCCAGAGAAAAGGCAGCTACTGATGCGGAGGATTTTCTTAATAGTCGGCTGAAGCAGATTAAACAGGTGGCTAATATTATCCAAAGACAACCTATCATTGTTTGCCCCTATGATGCAGAATTGTATGGCCATTGGTGGTACGAGGGGCCATGGTTTTTAGATTTTCTTTTCCGCAAGGCTTGGGATTGTTATCGGGATTCTTTTTCCTTTATACACCTATCCGACTATTTAAAGGCTCATCCCACCCAACAATTAGCCATTCCTGCTGAATCTAGTTGGGGGGAGGGGGGTTATCATGAATACTGGTTAAACGATACCAATGACTGGATTTATCCTCATTTGCATCGGGCAATTCGACAGATGATACAACTAGCTACCATAGAGACGGACAATCCGTTACAATTGAGGGCATTAAATCAGGCGGCTAGGGAATTGCTTTTGGCACAGTCTTCCGATTGGGCTTTTATTCTCAAAACTGGTACCATGGTATCCTATGCCACTACTCGTATCAAAACCCACCTGTTGAGGTTTAACAAACTATATCAGGCTATTTTAGATAACAATATTCCCCACCAGTGGTTGGAGAAAATCGAGTTTATAGACAATCTTTTCCCTCATCTCGACTATAGGATTTATCGTCTCCACTAG